DNA sequence from the Huiozyma naganishii CBS 8797 chromosome 10, complete genome genome:
AATTACGTTTACCGCTGATCCACCCCATTCGTTCAGCCTGTCCAGAAGTTTGCCGTTTTCTGACAGGGCAACGATATCGTCACAGCCACCATGCGAAACCCCGTTGACAATCAGGTTGGGCACAGTTGACCTCCCGGTTTTCTCTGCGATGTACTTCTGCAGTTCGGGACCGTGTTCGTGCTCGTCCAGTTCCACAACCGTGTAAGCGGGCGTGAACTTGAACCCTGCAGCGAgcaattttttcagtttaGCAGAGTACGGACAGTACGATTTGCTGAAGATCACCACTGGCGATCTACTCAAGATCGAGTCGTACTCTACCGCTGGGCTGAACACCCCAGCAGGTTCAGGCGCCTGGCCGCTCCTATCCGTGCCAATTTTCGGTTTCACCGCGGCAACACTCACGGGATCCTCCACGTTTGCGTAGTTCACCAGGGGCACACCCTCCAGCACCTGTCGATCATCAACCGTGACGGACACGTTTCTCGCGTTCTGCGTCACGAAGAGAACCagcaaaagaagcaaaagaGTCACGCTCAGCGCTCTGATATTCCGTTTATTCAAAGTAATGGCCATTGTACGACTTCTCGGTGGGTGTACTGACACTGCAGATCCATATCAAACGCAAACCCTTAAAGCACGACCGTGTTCACCAAAGCGCCACAGACTCATCACTGATACTTCGAACACAGGTTGGAAAATTAAGTAAGAACAGCATCAAAAAAGGCAGGAAGAAATGGAATGGATGTGCAGAATGTCGCTTGCAACGAGGGTTTCCACGGTTACAAGCAAGCAGAGTATAAGAGGCGAGAGGTGTTACAAGCTACACACAGCGGTCTAAATTTGCCACTTTGCTTGGCGCAAAAGAGACACCGAGAGAAGGAGACGACGTTACACCAAGTTTTACGATGGTGGTGCACAAAATGAGTACAGAGAGTCCCGTGGTGATCACTGACGCTGAGGATGATTCTGATTTGGAGTGGGTGCGCTGTGAAGGCGACCTAAGGTCCACCTCTCCACAGGTCGCTGTTGATGACGATAGCGATTTTGCGATAACGGCATCGATAGAGAGGACCCCGACGGATGTGGTGGTTGTGGATGACGAGCCCATCACTATCACGAGCACGCGTGGCAACGACGACACTGATGAGATAACAGTGTTAGAGGAGAGGCCCGCCCCACCACCGCCAAATACTACGGAACTGTATTTGCCCGGGAGAAACGTAATGCATATTAGGACGGCACAAAGTGATAACCCAATACCAACCTCTTTCAGAAACTTGAGAAGGGACGACGGTGGTTCCGGTGTCGGGGAAGAGCTGAGGAGGAGTAGGAGATTGCGAGAGAGGCCAAGATGGGGTGGACGGATGACTCCCAGAGCGACAGAGAGAGGACAACGAAGAAGGCGCTCTTTGTTTGTTAACGATGATGGAGAGGATATTTCGCAAAACCCGCGGTTTATGAGTATGCTGATGACGATGGACCCAGAATACACCTCAGGGAACCATCCGGCAGCATTAGACGAGGATCCACAGCGAAGAAGAATACGAGCAAGAATTAACAGTTACCCACCGAATATACAGAGCACGTTCCACTACGCCCAGTCGTTACCGGAGTTCACCTACATTGTGCAAAACACGGACCCCATCACTTTCGCAGAATGTCGCGATGAtttgacaaacttgttCAGTCAATATCAAAGTATGCAGCATGACGATCGGATGCGCAATGTCGGGCAGCAAGGAAGCAGACAAAGCGAACCACGACACGGCACCAACTACAGTCAAAGAAGTGCAGTATCGCATTCAAACAACAGGTACTTTTACCCAGAATTCAACCAATACGAGAGTGATGAGGCCCGTGCGCAGTCTCTGCTGCCAAGAATACACGATTTCCTGCAGATGAGATTGATGGGTTATCCtaatgacgac
Encoded proteins:
- the GRX7 gene encoding glutathione-disulfide reductase GRX7 (similar to Saccharomyces cerevisiae YBR014C and YDL010W; ancestral locus Anc_3.189); its protein translation is MAITLNKRNIRALSVTLLLLLLVLFVTQNARNVSVTVDDRQVLEGVPLVNYANVEDPVSVAAVKPKIGTDRSGQAPEPAGVFSPAVEYDSILSRSPVVIFSKSYCPYSAKLKKLLAAGFKFTPAYTVVELDEHEHGPELQKYIAEKTGRSTVPNLIVNGVSHGGCDDIVALSENGKLLDRLNEWGGSAVNVIQV
- the SLX5 gene encoding SUMO-targeted ubiquitin ligase complex subunit SLX5 (similar to Saccharomyces cerevisiae SLX5 (YDL013W); ancestral locus Anc_3.186), which codes for MVVHKMSTESPVVITDAEDDSDLEWVRCEGDLRSTSPQVAVDDDSDFAITASIERTPTDVVVVDDEPITITSTRGNDDTDEITVLEERPAPPPPNTTELYLPGRNVMHIRTAQSDNPIPTSFRNLRRDDGGSGVGEELRRSRRLRERPRWGGRMTPRATERGQRRRRSLFVNDDGEDISQNPRFMSMLMTMDPEYTSGNHPAALDEDPQRRRIRARINSYPPNIQSTFHYAQSLPEFTYIVQNTDPITFAECRDDLTNLFSQYQSMQHDDRMRNVGQQGSRQSEPRHGTNYSQRSAVSHSNNRYFYPEFNQYESDEARAQSLLPRIHDFLQMRLMGYPNDDEETTTQNIISMIQEREDTERDTRVKNFTDKSKPLLKSILKEAKSLPSNYSASFHYPSSPSKPQIPGGSTSETAESEEVSCCVLCGSELGVGIPDSFIGRSAEDRDLDFSSLISKYSFPCPYQSLIRPNQLDRDLSKRTFMSKCGHVYCGRCFARIDNAKAKSKISKKELASLKGCSNPNIYGPRICVADGCTAVIRAKARLRELYF